CTGGTGGGCCGGTTGGGCCTGCAACAGCTCCACGGCCAACTTCGGTTCGACCAGCGGCGCCTGCACCGCCCTGCCCACGTACTGATCAGGCCGGCGTCTGAAGTAGGGAAGGGGGCGGCCGGCGACGGCGGCCCCCTTTTACCAAAAGATTTCACGAGGGGATGAGGGGTTTGGCTATGTTGTCGCGGCGGTTCAACTATCTGTTGCTGCTTTCCACAGCGCTGTGCGCGCCAACCTTGGCTCGCAGCGCGACCTTCGCCCAGGCTGCGCCGTCGGCCGAAGCGTCGACCCCAGCTCAGGCTGCTACCGACCAGGGGGTCCCGGCGGCGGACGCCGCGCAGGAGGCTCCGGAGATCTCCATTCCAGGGGGTGTCTCCGAAGTCGTCGTCACGGGCTCCCGCAATGTGGCGCGGGTGACGTCGCAAGTCGTTTCGGTGCTTTCAACCGCTGAAATCCAGCGGACCGGCGAAGGCAACATGGCCGGCGCCCTGCAACGGGTGACGGGCCTCAGCCTGGTCGGGGGCGGCTACGTCTATGTGCGCGGCCTGGGCGATCGCTATTCGCTGGCTCTGCTGAACGGTTCGCCGCTGCCCAGCCCTGAGCCGCTCAAGCGCGTGGTTCCGCTGGACCTCTTCCCGAGCAGCATGATTTCCTCCTCGCTCGTGCAAAAGACCTACTCGCCGAACTTCCCCGGCGAGTTCGGCGGCGGCGTGATCAACCTGACCACGCGTTCGATACCGGACGAAAGCTTCTTCAGCATCGGCGGCTCGATCAGCGGTGACACCGTCACAACCAATAACCTCGGCTACACCTATTACGGCAGCAAGAGCGACTGGACCGGGTTCGATAATGGCAACCGCGACTACGCGCCGGCCCTGGCGGCTTTCCTCGCCGGTGGCGATCGGATCAGCACCGGCCAGGTCGACACCCCTGAAATCGCCAAACAGCTGATCAACAGCAAGAACGCCATCGTCCAGCGCTGGAATCATATCCCAGCCAACTGGTCGGCGAATTTCGCCGGCGGTCGTCCGTTCGCGCTGGGCGATGCGAACCTCGGCCTGATTGTCGCGGCCGGCTACTCCAACCGTTGGACTTCGCGGGAATCGACGAACCAGACGTCTCTGCAGAGCGATCTTTCGCTGCTGGAATCCGACTTCCGGCGGGTTCAGACCGACAATCGCGTGGTGCTGAACGGTCTAGCCGGCGCCGCCCTGGAGTTCGGCGACAACAAGATTCGTTGGACCAACGTCTACATCCACGACACGGTCAAGCACACGCGCCTGGGCCTCGGCAATGTGCAAGAGACCGAAGTCGATTTCATGGGTCAGAACACGGCCTGGTTTGAACGCCAGCTCTTCGACACCCAAGTGGTCGGCGAATTCAAGCTCACCCCGGATCTCAGCCTGGACCTTCGCGGCAGCTACGCCACATCAAAGCGCAACTCGCCCTATGAATTGTACCTCGAGTACGTCCGCACGAACGCCGCAGCCGATCCCTTCGGCGCGCAGTTCGTCAATCGTCTGAACAACGGCAACGGCGGCGACGCCACGGTCAGCTTCTCGAAGTTGAACGAGCGGCTCTGGTCGGGTGGCGCGGACCTTTCCTACCGCTTCTCGCCATCGGTCCGAGCGACGGCCGGCTACGCCTACCTCGATACGCGCCGGACCAGCTCGCGACGCGACTTCCAGTTTCAAGCGCCGAACACCTTCCCGAACGGCGTGGACATGTTCCGCCCCGACTACCTGCTGCAGCCGTCGGTCATCGAGAACTTCGGCATCGCGCTCTTCGAAACCAACGAAGGCAACCCGGCCTTCCTCGCAACGCTGCGCAACAACGCGGGCTACATCAAGTTTGACGGGACGTTGAACGAGGTTCTGCAGTTCGACGTCGGCGCACGCTATGAGACCGCGAAGCTGACGGTGTCGCCGATCCAGGTGTTTGACACGCCCGGCTCATCCCTCGCCGGGACAAGCCTGGACAATGATTACTGGCTGCCGGCCGCGACCCTCACCTGGAAGTTCAGGCCCGAGATGCAGGTTCGGGTCAATGCCTCCAAGACCATAGCGCGCCCGCAGTTTCGCGAGCTGATCTACCAGTTCTACTTCGACCCCGACAGCAACCGGACGTTCCGGGGCAACCCGCTCTTGCTGGACAGCGTGCTGACCAATGCGGAGGCCCGTTACGAGTGGTACTTCGCGGGCGTGCAGCATATCGCCGCCGCCGCGTTCTATAAGAAGATCGACCGGCCCATCGAAAGCTATGTCTCAGGCGGCGATTTCACCACGAGCTTCGCCAATGCGCCGCAGGCCGATCTCTACGGCGTCGAGGTCGAGGTGCAGAAGAACTTCGACCTCGGCGAACGATGGGACGGCGAATTCTGGGCGAGCCGCAGTCT
This is a stretch of genomic DNA from Phenylobacterium immobile (ATCC 35973). It encodes these proteins:
- a CDS encoding TonB-dependent receptor domain-containing protein, which gives rise to MRGLAMLSRRFNYLLLLSTALCAPTLARSATFAQAAPSAEASTPAQAATDQGVPAADAAQEAPEISIPGGVSEVVVTGSRNVARVTSQVVSVLSTAEIQRTGEGNMAGALQRVTGLSLVGGGYVYVRGLGDRYSLALLNGSPLPSPEPLKRVVPLDLFPSSMISSSLVQKTYSPNFPGEFGGGVINLTTRSIPDESFFSIGGSISGDTVTTNNLGYTYYGSKSDWTGFDNGNRDYAPALAAFLAGGDRISTGQVDTPEIAKQLINSKNAIVQRWNHIPANWSANFAGGRPFALGDANLGLIVAAGYSNRWTSRESTNQTSLQSDLSLLESDFRRVQTDNRVVLNGLAGAALEFGDNKIRWTNVYIHDTVKHTRLGLGNVQETEVDFMGQNTAWFERQLFDTQVVGEFKLTPDLSLDLRGSYATSKRNSPYELYLEYVRTNAAADPFGAQFVNRLNNGNGGDATVSFSKLNERLWSGGADLSYRFSPSVRATAGYAYLDTRRTSSRRDFQFQAPNTFPNGVDMFRPDYLLQPSVIENFGIALFETNEGNPAFLATLRNNAGYIKFDGTLNEVLQFDVGARYETAKLTVSPIQVFDTPGSSLAGTSLDNDYWLPAATLTWKFRPEMQVRVNASKTIARPQFRELIYQFYFDPDSNRTFRGNPLLLDSVLTNAEARYEWYFAGVQHIAAAAFYKKIDRPIESYVSGGDFTTSFANAPQADLYGVEVEVQKNFDLGERWDGEFWASRSLVLSGNYTFTRSKLKVRPGDETFAFAATSTNALDYFRDGAALTGQSDHIANLEFGLEDTARLSQQTLLFNYASKRVTSRGLVNSGQPDIIEYPGLRIDFVAREGIELAGREIELKFEARNLTGRAHLEYQRSGENRVDFNSYDVGQFFAVSASVKF